The following are encoded together in the Falsiruegeria litorea R37 genome:
- a CDS encoding polyprenyl synthetase family protein: protein MFREQLARDAARIQSQFDLVLGGLDDLDVTQAMAYTTQGGKRLRGFLVLESARLHDVAEDQAIWPAAGIEALHAYSLVHDDLPCMDDDDLRRGKPTIHVKWDEGTAVLAGDALQTLAFELCTRPEAGSAEVRAELALTLAQASGAQGMVLGQALDIAAESAAEPLNLDEITRLQAGKTGALIEWSACAGARLAQADTTPLRQYAQALGLAFQIADDILDVEGDAQKAGKRLQKDADAGKATFVSLLGLDAAKRRAAELIEQGCAALETYGPRADTLKEAARFVIARDS, encoded by the coding sequence ATGTTTCGCGAACAGTTGGCGCGGGATGCCGCGCGCATTCAGAGCCAGTTTGATCTGGTTCTGGGCGGTCTCGATGACCTCGATGTGACGCAGGCGATGGCCTACACCACCCAAGGCGGCAAACGGTTGCGTGGTTTTCTGGTGCTGGAAAGCGCGCGCCTGCATGACGTGGCCGAGGATCAGGCGATCTGGCCTGCGGCTGGAATCGAAGCGCTGCACGCCTATTCGCTGGTGCACGACGATTTGCCTTGCATGGACGACGACGACCTGCGGCGCGGCAAGCCCACCATCCACGTGAAATGGGATGAAGGAACAGCCGTTCTGGCTGGCGATGCCCTGCAAACATTGGCGTTTGAACTGTGCACCCGACCCGAAGCGGGTTCGGCAGAGGTGCGCGCCGAGCTTGCCCTGACGCTGGCCCAGGCAAGCGGTGCGCAAGGCATGGTTTTGGGTCAGGCGCTGGACATTGCCGCTGAATCCGCAGCCGAACCGCTGAACCTGGACGAAATCACTCGCTTGCAAGCAGGCAAAACAGGTGCCCTGATCGAGTGGTCCGCCTGTGCAGGGGCACGGCTGGCGCAGGCCGACACTACCCCCTTGCGCCAATATGCCCAAGCCTTGGGTCTTGCTTTCCAGATCGCAGACGACATCTTGGATGTTGAAGGTGACGCCCAGAAGGCCGGGAAACGGCTGCAGAAAGATGCGGATGCGGGAAAGGCGACATTCGTGTCCTTGCTGGGACTGGACGCCGCAAAACGACGCGCTGCGGAACTGATCGAACAGGGTTGCGCCGCGCTTGAGACATACGGGCCGCGGGCCGACACCTTGAAGGAAGCCGCCCGCTTCGTTATTGCCCGCGACAGCTAG
- a CDS encoding exodeoxyribonuclease VII small subunit, with protein sequence MSDTPVDQMTFEQAMKELEAVVGKLERGDVALDESISLYERGAALKKRCEDELKRAEEKVAAITLDASGQPTGTKPVEGL encoded by the coding sequence ATGAGTGACACCCCCGTCGACCAGATGACATTCGAACAGGCGATGAAAGAGCTTGAGGCCGTCGTCGGCAAGCTGGAACGCGGCGATGTCGCCCTGGACGAGTCGATCTCGCTCTATGAACGGGGCGCGGCGCTGAAAAAGCGATGCGAGGATGAGCTGAAGCGGGCCGAAGAAAAAGTCGCCGCGATCACTCTGGACGCCAGCGGTCAGCCGACCGGGACGAAACCTGTCGAAGGTCTGTAA
- a CDS encoding histone deacetylase family protein, translated as MKTALITHADCLGHVTPEGHPERVARLQHILHALEPLDLNRVTAPMAAEDDILRIHPADYVHDIRATRPTDGFRQIDGDTFISPGSVDAAFRAAGAVVRAVDMVMGGEAPNAFCAIRPPGHHAETSTAMGFCLFGNAALAAKHALDHHGLSRVAVVDFDVHHGNGTQDLLWDEARALVITSQQMPLWPGSGRPDEDGVHGQILNIPLAPGSGSAEMRAAYEGQAFPRLRAFKPELIIISAGFDAHQDDPLANLNWTTGDFAWVTEQLCSLAGELCEGRIVSTLEGGYDLNALSAATKAHVEELMKAAT; from the coding sequence ATGAAAACCGCTTTGATCACACACGCCGATTGCCTTGGCCATGTCACCCCCGAAGGACACCCCGAACGGGTCGCCCGGCTGCAGCATATCCTGCACGCGCTGGAACCCTTGGACCTGAACCGGGTGACGGCCCCTATGGCGGCCGAAGATGACATCTTGCGCATCCACCCCGCCGACTATGTGCACGACATTCGCGCGACCCGCCCTACGGATGGGTTCAGGCAGATCGACGGTGACACCTTCATATCCCCCGGATCGGTCGATGCGGCCTTTCGCGCAGCTGGCGCTGTTGTGCGCGCGGTCGACATGGTGATGGGCGGCGAGGCGCCGAATGCGTTCTGTGCGATCCGCCCACCGGGGCACCATGCCGAGACCAGCACTGCCATGGGGTTCTGTCTGTTCGGCAATGCCGCTTTGGCCGCGAAACACGCGCTGGATCACCACGGGCTGAGCCGCGTAGCCGTCGTTGATTTCGACGTGCACCATGGGAACGGCACGCAGGACCTGCTGTGGGACGAGGCGCGCGCGCTGGTTATCACCAGCCAGCAAATGCCACTCTGGCCCGGTTCCGGTCGCCCTGACGAAGATGGCGTGCACGGTCAGATCCTGAACATCCCGCTTGCGCCGGGTTCCGGCAGCGCCGAGATGCGCGCCGCGTACGAGGGGCAAGCCTTTCCGCGTTTACGCGCTTTCAAACCGGAACTGATCATCATCTCGGCGGGCTTTGACGCCCATCAGGACGATCCGCTGGCCAACTTGAACTGGACCACAGGCGATTTCGCTTGGGTCACGGAACAGTTGTGCTCACTTGCAGGTGAGTTATGTGAGGGCCGTATCGTCTCGACTCTTGAAGGCGGGTATGATCTGAACGCGCTGAGTGCCGCAACCAAGGCGCATGTTGAAGAATTGATGAAGGCAGCGACATGA
- a CDS encoding response regulator — protein sequence MSELDAHLLIVDDDERIRDLLKKFLMRNGFLVTAARDAAHARRVLSGLDFDLIVLDVMMPGEDGVSLTKSLRQTHSTPIMLLTARGETEHRIAGLEAGADDYLAKPFEPKELLLRINAILRRMPETTAQDTAPKVLHLGPIRYDIERGEMWQGEELVRLTATESQLMKIFSAQPGEPVSRTKLVEDLGRDRGQAQERAVDVQITRLRRKIEPNPKQPRYLQTVRGAGYMLATD from the coding sequence ATGAGTGAACTTGATGCTCACCTTTTGATCGTGGACGACGACGAGCGGATCCGCGATCTGCTCAAGAAGTTCCTGATGCGCAACGGGTTCCTTGTGACCGCAGCCCGCGATGCGGCGCATGCGCGGCGGGTGCTGTCGGGTCTGGATTTCGATCTGATCGTGCTGGATGTGATGATGCCGGGCGAGGACGGGGTGAGTCTGACCAAATCCCTGCGTCAAACCCACAGCACGCCCATCATGCTGTTGACCGCGCGCGGTGAAACAGAACATCGGATTGCGGGGCTTGAGGCTGGAGCCGACGACTATCTGGCCAAGCCGTTCGAGCCCAAGGAGCTGCTCCTCAGGATCAACGCGATCCTGCGACGTATGCCGGAAACCACGGCACAGGACACTGCGCCCAAAGTGCTGCACCTGGGTCCGATCCGCTATGACATCGAACGCGGCGAGATGTGGCAGGGCGAAGAATTGGTTCGCCTAACAGCTACCGAGAGCCAGTTGATGAAGATCTTTTCGGCACAACCCGGCGAGCCGGTCAGCCGCACAAAGCTGGTCGAGGATCTGGGTCGCGATCGCGGACAGGCACAGGAACGCGCCGTGGATGTTCAAATCACGCGTTTGCGCCGCAAGATCGAGCCGAACCCCAAACAACCCCGCTATCTGCAAACAGTGCGCGGCGCGGGTTACATGCTGGCAACCGATTGA
- a CDS encoding MarR family winged helix-turn-helix transcriptional regulator, which translates to MSDGRSTPVYGSESLLFLTDEQLRQGIEAMFFAYRGFTADPDRILAEMAYGRAHHRAIHFINRAPGTTVNNLLAILGVTKQSLNRVLRTLISDGLVESRVGKIDKRERHLYLTEDGRALEATLSDAQRKRMRAAYKDAGPEAVAGFKLVLEAMMDADMRRAYSKLRDGTS; encoded by the coding sequence ATGTCCGACGGACGCTCGACCCCGGTCTATGGCAGCGAAAGCCTGCTGTTTCTGACCGATGAACAGCTCAGACAAGGGATCGAGGCGATGTTTTTTGCCTATCGCGGGTTTACCGCCGATCCCGACCGCATTCTGGCCGAAATGGCCTATGGCCGCGCGCATCACCGCGCGATCCACTTTATCAACCGTGCGCCCGGCACAACAGTGAACAATCTGCTGGCCATACTGGGTGTCACGAAACAGTCTCTTAACCGGGTTCTGCGCACATTGATCTCAGATGGTCTGGTGGAAAGCCGGGTGGGCAAGATCGACAAACGCGAACGTCACCTGTATCTGACCGAAGATGGCCGCGCGTTGGAGGCAACGCTGTCAGACGCACAGCGCAAGCGCATGCGCGCCGCGTATAAGGATGCAGGACCCGAGGCCGTGGCTGGGTTCAAACTGGTGCTCGAGGCGATGATGGATGCAGATATGCGCCGGGCGTATTCAAAGTTGCGGGATGGTACCTCATGA
- a CDS encoding branched-chain amino acid aminotransferase: protein MSGYDDRDGVIWMDGELVDWREAKVHVLTHAMHYASSVFEGERAYNGKIFKSREHSERLIASAEALDMPMPYSVDQIEAAKEETLKASGLTDAYVRAVVWRGSGEDMGVASAKNPVRMAIAVWGWGAYYGDAKMQGAKLDIAEWKRPSPETIPVHAKAAGLYMICTISKHKAEAKGCSDALFMDWRGYVAEATGANVFFVKDGEVHTPLADCFLNGITRQTVIGMLKDKGITVHERRIKPEEMADFEQCWLTGTAAEVTPVGQIGDYTFEVGALTREIAEDYEKLVRA, encoded by the coding sequence ATGTCGGGTTATGATGATCGCGATGGGGTGATCTGGATGGATGGGGAACTGGTGGATTGGCGCGAGGCCAAGGTCCATGTTCTGACCCACGCAATGCACTATGCCAGCTCGGTTTTTGAAGGCGAGCGTGCATACAACGGCAAGATTTTCAAAAGCCGTGAACATTCCGAGCGCCTGATCGCCTCGGCCGAGGCGCTGGACATGCCGATGCCTTATTCGGTCGATCAGATCGAAGCCGCCAAGGAAGAGACCCTGAAGGCCTCTGGCCTGACCGACGCTTATGTCCGGGCCGTTGTCTGGCGCGGGTCAGGCGAAGACATGGGTGTCGCGTCGGCCAAGAACCCGGTCCGCATGGCAATCGCCGTCTGGGGTTGGGGTGCCTATTACGGCGACGCCAAGATGCAGGGCGCCAAGCTGGACATCGCCGAGTGGAAACGCCCCTCGCCCGAGACCATCCCGGTTCACGCCAAGGCGGCGGGCCTTTACATGATCTGCACCATCTCCAAGCACAAGGCCGAGGCCAAGGGTTGTTCTGATGCGCTGTTCATGGACTGGCGCGGCTATGTGGCCGAAGCCACCGGTGCCAACGTCTTCTTCGTGAAAGATGGCGAGGTTCATACCCCGCTGGCCGACTGCTTCCTCAATGGCATCACCCGGCAAACCGTGATCGGGATGCTCAAGGACAAGGGCATCACCGTCCACGAACGTCGCATCAAGCCCGAAGAGATGGCAGATTTTGAACAGTGCTGGCTGACTGGCACTGCCGCCGAAGTCACCCCAGTGGGCCAGATTGGCGACTACACGTTTGAGGTCGGCGCGCTGACCCGCGAGATCGCGGAAGACTACGAGAAGCTGGTTCGCGCCTAA
- a CDS encoding alkaline phosphatase D family protein, translating to MTKILRPHRRAFLAGSTAFAASLAMPAISRAASRPVFTHGVQSGDVDTSSGMIWTRTDRPSRVMMEVSTTESFANARKLAPMDAIPTSDLAVKRLVDGLPSDQDIFYRFVAADLNDINVTSEPIVGQFRTAPTSRRNVRFAWSGDTAGQGWGIDDDGMRTYATMAQHKPDFFIHSGDTVYADGPMQDEVEKDGQLIWKNTTLIDEKRKVAETLDEFRAQWKYNLMDEHVRAMNAVCPTFFQWDDHEVVNNWSDAKDLISDDRYTEKSVHVLQSRAGRAFHEMTPLRITPAEPGRVYRKISYGPMLDVFFLDLRSYRGPNGSSMEDEITDQSRVLGAEQLAWLKRELAASQATWKVIASDMPIGLIVWDNWREQAGAEAIANGDGGPAKGRELEIADLLRFIKTGGITNTVWFTADVHYTAAHYYDPNKAQFQDFEPFWEFVSGPLHAGTFGPNKLDGTFGPEVKFVKAPAEGQGVNLPPSEGLQFFGLVDIDGATEQMTVRLMDRADTELWSVTLDPKTGAI from the coding sequence ATGACCAAGATCCTTCGGCCTCATCGCCGCGCCTTTCTGGCAGGCAGCACAGCCTTTGCCGCCTCGCTGGCCATGCCTGCGATCAGCCGGGCAGCCTCGCGCCCAGTTTTCACGCACGGTGTTCAATCCGGCGATGTCGACACATCCTCGGGCATGATCTGGACGCGCACGGACCGTCCGTCGCGCGTGATGATGGAAGTTTCGACTACCGAGAGTTTTGCAAACGCTCGTAAACTGGCCCCGATGGATGCCATCCCCACCAGCGACTTGGCCGTCAAGCGGCTGGTGGATGGCCTGCCGTCTGATCAGGATATCTTTTACCGCTTTGTCGCGGCTGATCTGAACGACATCAATGTCACGTCCGAGCCCATCGTGGGTCAGTTCCGTACCGCGCCCACCTCGCGTCGCAACGTTCGCTTTGCGTGGTCCGGCGACACCGCTGGTCAGGGCTGGGGCATCGATGATGACGGCATGCGCACCTATGCCACGATGGCGCAGCACAAGCCCGATTTCTTTATCCACTCGGGCGATACGGTCTATGCCGATGGTCCGATGCAGGACGAGGTCGAAAAAGACGGGCAGTTGATCTGGAAGAACACCACCCTGATCGACGAGAAACGCAAGGTGGCCGAAACGCTGGATGAGTTTCGCGCCCAGTGGAAATACAACCTGATGGACGAGCATGTGCGGGCGATGAACGCCGTCTGCCCGACTTTCTTCCAGTGGGACGACCATGAGGTGGTCAACAACTGGTCGGACGCCAAAGACCTGATATCGGACGACCGGTATACCGAGAAATCCGTTCACGTGCTGCAATCGCGCGCGGGCCGTGCGTTCCACGAGATGACCCCGCTGCGGATCACCCCTGCGGAGCCGGGTCGCGTCTATCGCAAGATCTCATATGGTCCGATGCTGGACGTTTTCTTCCTGGATCTGCGCAGCTACCGCGGGCCAAATGGTTCCTCGATGGAGGATGAGATCACCGATCAGTCCCGCGTCCTGGGGGCTGAGCAGCTGGCCTGGCTGAAGCGGGAGTTGGCAGCGTCGCAGGCGACTTGGAAAGTGATTGCATCCGACATGCCCATCGGCCTGATCGTCTGGGACAACTGGCGTGAACAGGCGGGTGCCGAGGCAATTGCGAACGGGGACGGTGGCCCGGCCAAGGGGCGTGAGCTGGAAATCGCGGATCTGCTGCGGTTCATCAAGACCGGTGGAATCACAAACACCGTCTGGTTCACGGCGGATGTGCATTACACCGCAGCGCACTATTACGACCCTAACAAGGCGCAATTCCAGGATTTCGAACCGTTCTGGGAGTTCGTCTCGGGCCCGCTGCACGCCGGTACGTTCGGCCCCAACAAGCTGGACGGCACCTTCGGTCCCGAGGTCAAATTCGTCAAGGCACCTGCCGAAGGTCAGGGTGTGAACCTTCCGCCCAGTGAGGGATTGCAGTTCTTTGGTCTGGTCGACATCGACGGTGCAACCGAGCAGATGACCGTGCGCCTGATGGACCGCGCCGACACTGAGCTGTGGTCGGTGACATTGGACCCGAAAACCGGCGCGATCTGA
- the cobO gene encoding cob(I)yrinic acid a,c-diamide adenosyltransferase, whose translation MSDAENHKEKMKEVQAKHRERVSQLQDPEQGLVLIHTGKGKGKSSSAFGVVVRALGWGHKVAVVQFIKGKWKTGERRFFEEHGQVTWHTMGEGFTWDTQDKDRDIAAAQAAFGKAANLIASGDYDLVVLDEINIALRYEYLSVEQVIEALDKRTEKTGVILTGRDAPQALCDYADLVTEMTEIKHPFKAGIKAQRGVDF comes from the coding sequence ATGAGCGACGCAGAGAACCACAAAGAAAAGATGAAAGAGGTGCAGGCCAAGCACCGTGAACGGGTCTCGCAGTTGCAGGACCCCGAACAGGGCCTGGTATTGATCCACACCGGCAAGGGCAAAGGCAAGTCTTCGTCCGCGTTTGGCGTCGTTGTACGTGCTTTGGGCTGGGGCCATAAGGTGGCTGTGGTTCAGTTCATCAAGGGTAAGTGGAAGACGGGCGAGCGCCGGTTCTTTGAAGAGCACGGTCAAGTCACCTGGCACACCATGGGCGAAGGGTTCACCTGGGACACCCAGGACAAGGACCGCGATATCGCCGCCGCTCAAGCCGCGTTTGGCAAGGCCGCCAACCTGATCGCCAGTGGCGATTATGACCTGGTGGTTCTGGACGAGATCAACATCGCCTTGCGGTACGAATACCTGAGCGTTGAACAGGTGATCGAGGCGCTGGACAAGCGCACCGAGAAAACTGGCGTGATTTTGACGGGGCGCGATGCACCGCAGGCCCTGTGCGACTATGCTGATCTGGTCACCGAAATGACCGAGATCAAGCATCCGTTCAAGGCCGGAATCAAGGCGCAGCGCGGCGTCGATTTCTAG
- a CDS encoding DMT family transporter, with protein MAKNLTSHRPLLAIGLKTTAIFLFTAMAALVKYLSEDIPAGEAVFFRSFFAIPVIVVWLIARRELRNGLIAKKPMNHFWRGVLGTSAMGLTFTGLGLLPLPEVTAIGFATPIFTLVLAAIFLGERIRVIRIGAVLVGLLGVVIMLWPRLGGDAEADDLAMIGALCILAATFARAFVQIHIRQMVQTEHTAAIVFYFSATASILSLMTLPFGWVMPSTEQLALLILAGIIGGFAQILVTSSYRFGPASMLAPYDYTSMIFAVLIGYFWFSELPTGMMIAGATLVIAANALVVWREHKLGLERGKARAVTDPKS; from the coding sequence ATGGCAAAAAACTTAACATCGCATCGGCCTTTGCTGGCCATCGGCCTCAAGACCACCGCGATCTTTCTATTCACGGCAATGGCCGCGCTGGTCAAATACCTGTCCGAAGACATCCCGGCCGGCGAGGCGGTGTTCTTTCGCTCGTTCTTTGCCATTCCCGTCATCGTTGTCTGGCTGATCGCGCGCCGAGAGCTGCGCAACGGTCTGATTGCCAAGAAGCCCATGAATCATTTCTGGCGCGGGGTTCTGGGGACCTCTGCGATGGGGCTGACCTTTACCGGTCTGGGCCTGTTGCCCCTGCCCGAGGTCACAGCCATCGGCTTTGCCACTCCGATTTTCACCCTGGTTCTGGCCGCCATCTTTCTGGGCGAACGCATCCGCGTGATTCGGATCGGCGCGGTTCTGGTGGGGCTGTTGGGCGTTGTCATCATGCTCTGGCCACGGTTGGGTGGTGACGCCGAAGCCGATGACCTTGCGATGATTGGCGCGCTTTGCATACTGGCTGCAACATTTGCGCGGGCCTTTGTGCAAATCCACATTCGTCAGATGGTGCAAACCGAACATACCGCCGCGATCGTGTTCTATTTCTCGGCCACAGCTTCGATCCTGTCCTTGATGACATTGCCCTTTGGTTGGGTGATGCCATCGACCGAACAACTGGCCCTCTTGATCCTGGCGGGGATTATTGGCGGGTTCGCACAAATACTGGTGACGTCGTCCTATCGCTTTGGCCCGGCCTCCATGCTGGCACCATACGATTACACTTCGATGATCTTTGCGGTGCTGATCGGCTATTTCTGGTTCAGCGAATTGCCGACCGGAATGATGATCGCCGGTGCCACCCTGGTTATTGCCGCCAACGCCCTGGTCGTCTGGCGAGAACACAAACTGGGTCTGGAACGCGGCAAGGCTCGCGCTGTCACTGACCCCAAAAGTTGA
- a CDS encoding malonate--CoA ligase, whose protein sequence is MYDRNHLISQLKASSMGREDDVFAHLQGGETVSFGALFSGAERMAAALVSCGVLPGDRVAVQVAKTIQTIELYLGTVMAGGIFLPLNTAYTGPEVGYFVGDASPRVVVCDPDRLGEISAISGGAEVLTLDAVGQGSLRDLADGQDGFDVVARDPGDLAAILYTSGTTGRSKGAMLSHDNLASNSTELRDYWRFTADDVLIHALPIFHTHGLFVATNVALLSGAKVVFLPGFDPDAILKAMPTATALMGVPTFYTRLLADDRLTRARAGNMRLFISGSAPLLVDTHEQWEERTGHRILERYGMTETNMSTSNPYDGERRAGTVGFPLPGVEARVMNEGAEVPTGEIGVLEVRGANVFQGYWQMPEKTAEELKSDGWFITGDMAKIDADGYVTIVGREKDLIITGGFNVYPKEVESLIDDLPGVLESAVIGAPHPDFGEGVVAVVVPEVDGTSAQAVSEALQGQLAKFKQPKRVILLDALPRNTMGKVQKKALRETYAGIFADG, encoded by the coding sequence ATGTACGATCGGAACCACCTGATTTCACAACTCAAAGCGTCATCCATGGGTCGCGAGGATGATGTTTTTGCCCACTTGCAAGGCGGTGAAACGGTGAGTTTTGGGGCCTTGTTTTCTGGAGCCGAGCGGATGGCGGCCGCATTGGTGTCTTGTGGTGTGCTGCCCGGCGACCGCGTCGCTGTTCAGGTCGCCAAAACCATTCAAACGATCGAGCTTTACCTGGGCACGGTCATGGCAGGCGGCATCTTTTTGCCTCTCAACACAGCCTACACCGGCCCTGAGGTTGGGTATTTCGTGGGCGACGCAAGCCCGCGCGTCGTCGTCTGCGACCCTGATCGGCTGGGCGAGATTTCGGCCATTTCCGGTGGCGCAGAAGTTCTGACGCTGGATGCGGTTGGACAGGGGAGTCTGCGCGACCTCGCTGATGGGCAAGACGGGTTCGACGTGGTTGCGCGCGACCCCGGCGATCTGGCGGCGATCCTCTATACCTCGGGCACCACGGGCCGATCCAAGGGTGCCATGCTGAGCCATGACAATCTTGCCTCGAATTCTACTGAGCTGCGCGACTACTGGCGGTTCACGGCGGACGACGTGCTGATCCACGCGTTGCCGATCTTTCACACCCATGGGCTGTTTGTAGCGACGAACGTGGCACTGCTGTCAGGTGCAAAGGTGGTGTTCCTGCCCGGCTTTGATCCGGATGCAATTCTAAAGGCGATGCCGACGGCCACCGCGCTTATGGGGGTGCCGACCTTCTACACCCGTTTGCTGGCCGACGACCGCCTGACGCGCGCGCGGGCGGGCAACATGCGGCTCTTCATCTCGGGGTCTGCCCCGTTGCTGGTCGATACACATGAGCAGTGGGAGGAACGCACAGGTCATCGTATCCTGGAGCGCTATGGCATGACCGAAACCAACATGAGCACATCGAACCCCTATGACGGCGAGCGCCGCGCCGGGACCGTCGGCTTTCCGCTGCCGGGGGTCGAGGCGCGGGTGATGAATGAGGGGGCAGAAGTGCCCACAGGTGAGATTGGTGTTCTGGAAGTGCGCGGCGCCAACGTATTCCAAGGCTACTGGCAGATGCCGGAAAAAACGGCCGAGGAGTTGAAATCAGATGGCTGGTTCATCACAGGTGACATGGCCAAGATCGACGCCGACGGATACGTTACCATCGTTGGCCGTGAGAAGGATCTGATCATCACCGGCGGCTTCAACGTCTACCCCAAAGAGGTCGAAAGCCTGATCGACGACCTGCCCGGCGTGCTGGAAAGCGCCGTCATCGGCGCGCCGCATCCCGATTTTGGCGAAGGTGTTGTGGCCGTTGTCGTGCCCGAGGTTGACGGAACCTCGGCCCAAGCCGTCAGTGAAGCGTTGCAGGGACAGTTGGCCAAGTTCAAACAGCCCAAGCGCGTGATCTTGCTGGATGCATTGCCGCGCAACACGATGGGCAAAGTGCAAAAGAAGGCGTTGCGCGAAACTTATGCGGGGATTTTTGCAGATGGATGA
- a CDS encoding CoA transferase, translating to MDESAKAFGTSPAHVVGEGAWKSRFAVTELACQSMGAVGSAVADLIAALNLGPKPDVQVDRRLASLWFTWSIHPQGWEVPPSWDAIAGDYQTRDGWIKLHTNAPHHRAAALSVLECRADREVVAQAVSGWDANTLEDAIVEVGGAAAAMRSRAGWQAHPQGAAVAAEPFVHWEQHPGQVREWQAKADRPLAGLRVLDLTRVLAGPVATRTLAGFGADVLRVDPASWGEPGVVPDVTLGKRCCHLDLKTGSDKAVLYELLAQADVLVHGYRPGALDAMIGADRPDNLIEVCLDAYGWTGPWTGRRGFDSLVQMSCGIAEAGMGWSGSDKPHPLPVQALDHATGYFMAAAVVSALTRAVRGDGIHRARLSLARTAEVLAKLEPVSGPEITGSTPADLDDWIENSPWGPAKRLKAGVAVAGAPMWWDRPSAELGSSPASWG from the coding sequence ATGGATGAGAGTGCCAAGGCCTTTGGAACGTCCCCCGCCCATGTAGTCGGAGAGGGCGCTTGGAAATCCCGTTTTGCCGTGACCGAGTTGGCGTGTCAGTCGATGGGTGCAGTTGGCAGTGCAGTCGCCGATTTGATTGCGGCACTGAACCTTGGCCCAAAACCCGACGTGCAGGTCGACCGTCGGTTGGCCTCGCTTTGGTTCACTTGGTCGATCCATCCGCAAGGGTGGGAGGTGCCGCCGTCCTGGGATGCGATCGCGGGCGATTACCAGACCCGTGATGGTTGGATCAAACTGCACACCAACGCCCCTCATCATCGCGCGGCCGCCTTGTCTGTGCTGGAATGTAGGGCGGACCGGGAAGTGGTTGCGCAAGCGGTTTCCGGGTGGGACGCAAACACGTTGGAGGACGCGATTGTCGAGGTTGGCGGTGCTGCCGCTGCCATGCGCAGCCGCGCGGGGTGGCAGGCGCACCCGCAAGGGGCGGCTGTGGCCGCGGAACCTTTTGTGCATTGGGAACAACATCCAGGGCAGGTTCGCGAGTGGCAGGCAAAGGCGGATCGACCCTTGGCGGGGTTGCGTGTCCTGGATCTGACGCGTGTTTTGGCAGGCCCGGTGGCCACGCGAACGCTGGCGGGGTTTGGGGCCGATGTCCTGCGCGTGGACCCGGCGAGTTGGGGTGAGCCGGGTGTTGTGCCGGATGTTACTCTAGGCAAGCGGTGCTGTCATCTGGATCTGAAAACAGGCTCTGATAAGGCAGTTTTGTACGAATTGTTAGCGCAGGCGGATGTGCTGGTGCATGGGTACAGACCTGGCGCGTTGGATGCGATGATCGGTGCGGATCGCCCCGATAACCTGATCGAGGTCTGCCTGGATGCTTATGGCTGGACGGGCCCTTGGACCGGGCGACGCGGGTTTGACTCGTTGGTGCAGATGAGCTGCGGCATTGCCGAGGCCGGCATGGGCTGGTCAGGGTCTGACAAACCTCATCCTCTACCGGTTCAAGCATTGGATCACGCGACAGGCTATTTTATGGCGGCCGCAGTTGTGTCGGCTTTGACACGCGCCGTTCGCGGCGATGGCATCCACCGCGCGCGGTTGTCTTTGGCACGCACAGCAGAGGTATTGGCCAAATTAGAGCCTGTTTCTGGGCCCGAAATCACAGGATCCACACCTGCAGATTTGGATGATTGGATCGAAAACTCACCTTGGGGACCAGCCAAGCGATTGAAGGCTGGGGTCGCGGTTGCAGGCGCGCCGATGTGGTGGGATCGCCCTTCGGCCGAGCTGGGATCGTCGCCCGCGTCTTGGGGTTAA